TATGTTGATGGGCTGATGGCACCATATTCCACTATTGGCTAATAACTAAAATATCTCCTCATTGCATtccagaaaagaaaagagaataatTGTACAGTTCATAAGCCTATGGTGAAGTTGGCTGCCAACCCTTTTGATAAAAAGAAGCATATGGATTGTAATTTACTAATTTATCTACACAAATAAACAATGAAAAAGCTTTGCAATTTACCTAACTTGAAACCATTTGTATAGTAATTAAATAACCATTTTACAGATTTAGAAATGTTATTATCTTACACAAATGAATTTCAGTTGGAAATGGTCAAAATAGTAGTTTTTGGTGAAGGATAAGAGACATACAAAGCAAAGTAAGAGAATGTTAAATAAcaagaaaaataaacaaaaataaatgaaaaaacagAATAGAGAAGTGCACAGGATAAGCAAATATGGGGAATCTCTGTCTTCTATAAAATGGACAGGAATAAGAGTCCTTAATCACCAAAATCACCAAATCCCACGGATCCTATCACTGCACCCTCTCTTCTCCTTCAACCTTATCCCTCCATCTTATCTCCTCAAACCTTCAGAAAACCAAAACCAAATCCAACACATCACAGCAAAAACCTCTCCCCCACCCCCAAAACACTAACATTTGTCAACCCAAAAAAAATCGATcttttaaaaaaacaaaaaaagaaaaaataaagaataaagaAAATCGTAGCCAATCAGATGGATGCCAACAGCCAGCAGGCCCAATCCGCCTCTTACCCGCCACAGCCTCCCGCCAGTGGCGCCCCTGCTCCGCCTGCTCCAACCCCTTTCCACCACCTCCTCCAGCAGCAACAGCAGCAACTCCAAATGTTCTGGTCCTACCAGCGCCAGGAGATCGAGCAGGTGAATGATTTCAAGAACCACCAACTTCCTCTCGCTCGTATCAAGAAGATCATGAAGGCCGATGAAGATGTTCGCATGATCTCCGCTGAGGCTCCCATTCTATTTGCTAAGGCGTGTGAACTCTTCATTTTGGAGCTTACTATACGGTCTTGGCTTCACGCCGAGGAGAACAAGCGCCGGACTCTTCAGAAAAACGATATCGCTGCAGCCATTACCAGGACCGATATTTTTGATTTCTTGGTGGATATTGTGCCCAGAGATGAGATCAAAGATGAGGCTGGGCTGGGAGGGATGGTTGGGGCCACGGCTAGCGGAGTGCCTTATTATTATCCGCCAATGGGGCAGCCGGCAGGTCCGGGCCCTGGAGGAATGATGATTGGGAGGCCCGCCGTGGATCCTACTGGAGTTTATGTCCAGCCACCTTCACAGGCTTGGCAGTCTGTGTGGCAGACGGCTGCGGCTGAGGATGGCTCGTATGGAAGCGGAGGGAGCAGCGGGCAGGGGAACCTCGATGGACAAGGGTAAGTATGCATTTTGTTTAGCCATTTTCTTCCCCACCCCTCCCACCCCTTTTCTTGGGAATGCTTTTGGATTTAGATTATGTGCTTGATTGTATTGTGTTGGTTAAGTGAGGAAAGCTTCTGGGTTCTACTCAAAAGGGTTTCCTTTTAACTTTTTGTCACAATGCTCTATTTGGTGAAGTGGAACGATTTAGGTGGACTGAATGTTTTAAGTTGTGTGTTTGAACTGTATGTCTTGTTTAGCTGTTCTGGGTTTTCATTCATGGTTGttccttcatttttttttcttttggcaGCATAGTACTATAGATGATTTGGTGCAATAAGATAAAGTAGAGATTTTATGGTTCTGTGATTTTTTAAAGGGTTTTGATAAAGGAGGAATCTTTTGACTTAATGAAGTGGATTTTGTGAAAGATTTTGTGTGAATAATTTGGGATGTGTTTGTTTCTCATGCCCTTGCTTAAACTGGttgtttctttctcttttttctgTGGGCTTTCTTCATTTATGTTGTTTGCATTACCTGAATGGATTCTTTTGTCGGATTCTTGTTACTGAAAGCATAAATGGTTTGTGTTGGTATCCTCTCCTTGTAGGCTTTGGCATATGGATAGCATCAGTAGCCTATCTTCATTATCCCTCTAGAAAGCATAGCTAGACATAGATTATGAAGAGCATGTTTAGTTTAGTTCTTCTGTCTTTGAATTAAGTCGATCAATGGAAATGGTTTCCACCGGGGATTTACTAAAAGTTGAGAAAGAACAAGGTAAAAGTGACATAAAAGAGAAGTTAGCTGGATGTTAACAAAACCTTGGATTGTTTAACGCTGAATATCTGAGTGATATCACTGTTTGATCAGAATGGCCATCTTAGGGTAAGGATTGAAAAATGAGGGGAGGAACAAGGGTTCTGTTGTTTATGGAATAGCTTAACAGGAACTTTAAACCATGAGATAAATTTGTCAGATTGCGTCCATTTTCATGATATTGCTTCACAAGGCTGTCATTAGTGGAGTTTTCTTGAAAAGAGTGCCCAATCTTTAGATAACATGTTCATAATAAAACTGCCACATATTTATTCTCTTAATCAATTCAAAAAAAGAAGTATCTATTCTCTATTTTTTCTCTGGAATTTGAGGAGTGGGTAGGTGTTAAAAATCCAATAGGACTTGTATTTGAATATTGTTTCAGTCTGAACCAGTAAAATAAGCATTTTGGCTAGGGTGAAAATTGGAAATGAGATGTGGTTGATTTTTCCCTCTTTGAGCTTGGTTTGTTCAGAAATAGATAAGCATGAGCTCTAGATGAGACTGTAAAACTTGTGTTTGTGTAAGGTTCTCTTTCATGAGAGGAGACAGCTTTTCCAGACATGTAATGATTTGAAATTGGTCTTTTGCATCTGAAATTCAAAAAAGTTGTGAAGGAAAAGCTGGTAGATAAGCAATGATAATAAATGAGGTGAAACAACATCAGCATACTGGTGTCATTCTGAAACCATTTACTTTTTAACAAAACTATGGGTGTTTTACCTCTTAAAATTGCTGTGCACTTGTGGGGAAGGTCCACATCTGAGTGTAGGGTGGAACAGTAGAACCACATTCATGTATTAGAGGATGGCAAGTGGCTTTAcgaagttttatttttattttaggtTAAAGGCCCCAATTTTCCCTTTAAATTATAACTCAGATAGTTAAATAGAtctcttatttttatttacctgtaATTGAGccgtttaatttttaatttcagcctaataaatttaaaattaatagtattaataagtagtgttaaaaaaataataaagttggttattaacaaataaatattagtatttttatattttgaataattaaaaaatatttttaaaaattaaaattttttaatcatttaaaaaatagataaaagGAAGAACCGAAACCGAAAACCCGtgtctacttttttttttctcacctTCCCCTTCCCTTGCTGAAATCAGCATTCTCTTTTACATGCATATATTATATGCACCCAtggaaaattttattttgttttagttGTTGGCccctcaaaataatttttacttttttattacaATATAAGTAATGTGAAATATTATAATCCTTTATTTCTTGTCATATgttcaataaatttttataacattGACACCCTCAAAAAAATAATTCTAGTTTAATTATACTCTATTtgtcacttttttaaatatataatattagtcccttcaaaatatataaacaatgaatataattaattattttttaaaattaattttatatataatattagcttcctcaaaaaaa
Above is a genomic segment from Hevea brasiliensis isolate MT/VB/25A 57/8 chromosome 17, ASM3005281v1, whole genome shotgun sequence containing:
- the LOC110656352 gene encoding nuclear transcription factor Y subunit C-1 isoform X2; amino-acid sequence: MDANSQQAQSASYPPQPPASGAPAPPAPTPFHHLLQQQQQQLQMFWSYQRQEIEQVNDFKNHQLPLARIKKIMKADEDVRMISAEAPILFAKACELFILELTIRSWLHAEENKRRTLQKNDIAAAITRTDIFDFLVDIVPRDEIKDEAGLGGMVGATASGVPYYYPPMGQPAGPGPGGMMIGRPAVDPTGVYVQPPSQAWQSVWQTAAAEDGSYGSGGSSGQGNLDGQGGSTFI
- the LOC110656352 gene encoding nuclear transcription factor Y subunit C-1 isoform X1 gives rise to the protein MDANSQQAQSASYPPQPPASGAPAPPAPTPFHHLLQQQQQQLQMFWSYQRQEIEQVNDFKNHQLPLARIKKIMKADEDVRMISAEAPILFAKACELFILELTIRSWLHAEENKRRTLQKNDIAAAITRTDIFDFLVDIVPRDEIKDEAGLGGMVGATASGVPYYYPPMGQPAGPGPGGMMIGRPAVDPTGVYVQPPSQAWQSVWQTAAAEDGSYGSGGSSGQGNLDGQGVAICNSKVLGSFVAMMNSLYVYLEKTHVYW
- the LOC110656352 gene encoding nuclear transcription factor Y subunit C-1 isoform X3 — translated: MDANSQQAQSASYPPQPPASGAPAPPAPTPFHHLLQQQQQQLQMFWSYQRQEIEQVNDFKNHQLPLARIKKIMKADEDVRMISAEAPILFAKACELFILELTIRSWLHAEENKRRTLQKNDIAAAITRTDIFDFLVDIVPRDEIKDEAGLGGMVGATASGVPYYYPPMGQPAGPGPGGMMIGRPAVDPTGVYVQPPSQAWQSVWQTAAAEDGSYGSGGSSGQGNLDGQG